The following are from one region of the Prevotella communis genome:
- a CDS encoding glycosyltransferase, whose amino-acid sequence MKRIGFLTDSIFSFGGVQRVTAVIAKELARDYDVTIVTLDKPEQEDTSLYNLQEADIHYRFFQYPETPRWKQLICKTYSYLYRKILPQTKITSNLYAYSSYPSEKRDALVKELIAGEYNVIIGVHAPLSVRLAAYRSKLGNIKLIGWIHNSYEALFGTGSLYIGPELRKHYEYQLQKLDKTVVLCQDDAHKYHFPTEIIYNPLTLEPGKPSQGDSKRFLAVGRFSHRHKGFDLLIEAFNIFAKDNKEWVLDIVGEGVEEPLYRKMIADYQLEERIALHPFTNNIQEYYSQAQVYILSSRWEGFGLVLVEAMAHGLPIVSSDLPTSKEIMGDFAIYFKNGNINDLARSLKDATEIDWERKSKEALTIAKRFDITTISNQWRKLIDE is encoded by the coding sequence ATGAAACGAATAGGATTTTTGACAGACTCCATCTTCTCGTTTGGCGGTGTACAACGAGTTACAGCAGTAATTGCCAAGGAATTGGCCAGAGACTATGACGTCACTATCGTAACACTTGATAAGCCAGAGCAGGAAGACACTTCATTATATAATTTGCAAGAAGCAGACATTCATTATCGTTTCTTTCAATATCCGGAAACACCGCGATGGAAGCAACTGATTTGCAAAACCTATAGCTATCTTTATCGAAAGATTTTACCACAGACAAAAATTACATCTAACCTCTATGCGTATAGTTCATATCCATCAGAAAAAAGAGACGCACTGGTAAAAGAACTGATAGCGGGAGAATACAATGTAATTATCGGTGTTCATGCTCCATTATCAGTCCGTTTAGCTGCATATAGGTCAAAATTAGGGAACATCAAACTGATTGGGTGGATTCACAATTCATACGAAGCTCTCTTTGGTACTGGCTCCCTGTACATTGGACCAGAGTTACGAAAGCATTATGAATATCAACTACAAAAACTAGATAAGACTGTTGTTCTTTGTCAAGATGATGCCCATAAATATCATTTTCCAACAGAAATTATCTATAATCCGTTAACCTTAGAGCCAGGAAAGCCATCACAAGGTGATTCTAAAAGATTTTTAGCAGTAGGACGCTTCTCTCATCGGCATAAGGGATTTGACTTATTAATTGAGGCTTTCAATATCTTTGCAAAAGACAATAAAGAATGGGTACTTGATATAGTTGGGGAAGGAGTGGAAGAACCTCTCTATCGGAAAATGATAGCTGACTATCAATTGGAAGAAAGAATAGCACTTCACCCTTTTACAAATAACATACAAGAATATTACTCCCAAGCACAAGTATACATACTCAGCTCACGATGGGAAGGTTTTGGATTAGTATTGGTTGAGGCGATGGCTCATGGATTACCTATTGTTTCTTCAGATCTTCCAACAAGCAAAGAGATCATGGGCGACTTCGCAATCTATTTCAAGAACGGTAATATAAACGACTTGGCTCGTTCTCTAAAAGATGCAACAGAGATTGATTGGGAAAGGAAATCGAAAGAAGCACTAACCATTGCCAAAAGATTCGACATTACCACAATCTCCAATCAATGGAGGAAACTGATAGATGAATAG
- a CDS encoding glycosyltransferase family 4 protein, whose product MIIGIEAQRIFRKNKHGMDYVVLQEIKELQQIDTENEYYVFVKPGEDRCVESTKNVHIIELKCPSYPLWEQWALPRAAKKYGVEILHCTSNTAPIWCNIPLVLTLHDIIFLEPRDKQNHSLYQNMGWLYRRLDVPRILNKCRRIITVSNFEMENIISKLGIPRERMAMIYNGYNNWFKPIEETSDVTKKYISDEGYFFFLGNTDPKKNTERTLVAYSKYLQQSDVKRKLLMADLDAEYLNGIIQRNHIENIKEHILMPGYIVNSDLPYIYNGAFAFLYTSLRESFGIPLLEAMACGTPVITSNTSSMPEIAGHNAILVNPESSDEIAEMMLQLESDEDLYRKQKALGLERAKLFSWRRTAEQLLRLYQEVDREK is encoded by the coding sequence ATGATTATAGGTATTGAAGCACAGCGAATTTTCCGCAAAAACAAGCACGGTATGGACTACGTGGTGTTGCAGGAGATTAAAGAACTGCAACAGATAGACACGGAGAATGAATACTATGTATTTGTAAAACCTGGCGAAGACCGTTGTGTCGAGAGTACAAAGAATGTGCATATCATCGAATTAAAGTGTCCTTCATATCCGCTTTGGGAACAATGGGCACTGCCAAGGGCTGCAAAGAAATATGGTGTAGAGATACTACATTGCACAAGCAACACAGCTCCCATCTGGTGTAACATACCATTGGTTTTGACGTTGCACGATATCATTTTCCTTGAGCCCAGGGACAAGCAGAATCATTCTCTATACCAAAATATGGGGTGGCTATACAGGAGATTAGACGTTCCGAGAATACTAAACAAATGTCGCCGCATCATCACCGTATCAAACTTTGAGATGGAGAATATCATTTCTAAACTGGGTATTCCACGCGAACGTATGGCGATGATATACAACGGATACAACAACTGGTTTAAGCCCATTGAAGAGACAAGCGACGTCACTAAGAAATACATTTCTGACGAGGGCTATTTTTTCTTCCTGGGCAATACAGATCCCAAAAAGAATACAGAGCGCACACTGGTTGCTTATTCCAAATATCTACAACAGTCGGACGTAAAACGAAAGTTGCTGATGGCCGATCTGGATGCTGAGTATCTGAATGGTATCATTCAGCGAAACCATATAGAGAATATCAAGGAGCACATCTTAATGCCTGGATATATTGTGAATAGCGACTTACCATATATTTATAATGGAGCATTTGCCTTCCTATATACATCTCTGAGAGAGAGTTTCGGCATTCCCCTGTTAGAGGCAATGGCATGTGGTACTCCCGTCATCACCAGCAACACTTCATCCATGCCAGAAATCGCTGGACATAATGCCATCCTGGTAAATCCTGAGAGTAGTGATGAGATTGCAGAGATGATGCTGCAATTAGAAAGTGACGAGGACTTATATAGGAAACAAAAGGCGTTAGGACTGGAAAGAGCAAAACTTTTCTCATGGCGGAGAACTGCAGAGCAACTGCTCAGGCTTTATCAGGAGGTTGATCGGGAAAAGTAA
- a CDS encoding vitamin B12 dependent-methionine synthase activation domain-containing protein produces the protein MKLIYDIRDLVPYINWAYFYFAWQVKDEVNQQRVRREAEDFLKAYDGKYQAYALFDIVDAHSDNDDIVIDSTGKRLPMLRQQQAESEFLCLADFLLPYQSSESLHPSSRIGLFATSVDKGMETDFDHDPYLKMMAQLLADRLAEAAAERMHEEVRRHYWGYAPDENLSIHEMQLEHFQGIRPAVGYPSLPDASMNFLLDDLLDMKQIGISLTESGAMRPHASVSGLMISHPKSHYFSIGKIGEDQLADYARRRQMPVETIRKFLSANI, from the coding sequence ATGAAACTTATCTACGATATCAGAGACCTTGTGCCCTATATCAACTGGGCTTACTTCTATTTTGCCTGGCAGGTGAAAGACGAAGTAAACCAGCAACGTGTGAGAAGGGAGGCAGAGGACTTTCTGAAAGCGTACGACGGGAAATATCAGGCTTACGCGCTTTTTGATATCGTTGATGCTCATTCTGATAATGATGATATTGTTATTGACAGTACAGGCAAACGATTGCCAATGCTACGTCAGCAGCAAGCTGAAAGTGAATTTCTTTGTCTTGCTGATTTTCTCTTACCTTACCAATCATCTGAATCCCTGCATCCTTCATCCAGAATTGGTTTGTTTGCTACCTCTGTAGACAAAGGTATGGAGACTGATTTTGACCATGATCCCTACTTGAAGATGATGGCACAACTCTTGGCTGATCGTTTGGCAGAGGCAGCAGCTGAACGAATGCATGAGGAGGTACGCAGACACTATTGGGGATATGCGCCTGACGAAAACTTGTCTATCCACGAGATGCAACTGGAACATTTTCAGGGTATTCGTCCTGCAGTAGGGTACCCTTCCTTACCAGATGCCAGCATGAATTTCCTCCTTGACGACTTACTTGACATGAAGCAGATTGGTATCTCTCTGACTGAGAGTGGTGCTATGCGACCTCATGCCAGTGTCTCTGGTCTGATGATATCCCATCCCAAGTCACATTATTTCTCTATTGGTAAGATAGGTGAAGATCAGTTGGCCGACTATGCCCGTCGTCGTCAGATGCCTGTAGAAACAATACGTAAATTCCTTTCCGCAAATATATGA
- a CDS encoding DUF4369 domain-containing protein has product MKNLTYLFLLMALMVSCSESYVIQGTSSVSRLDGSKLYLKVVKDKKLSNLDSCEVVHGKFHFSGVLDTVQVASLFMDDQSLMPLVVEKGDISITIDNGQQKVSGSPLNDLLYDFLDQHTQLQNQMVELDHRYSQMLLDGVDEDEIERILNAEAAVIAQKEDSLVSGFVEENFDNVLAPFVFVQMATSVPQVEHIMSKAPDAFKNHPLVAEFYKSVTESEMIEKPEPREATLPSEIDDATIQDILNGNENAN; this is encoded by the coding sequence ATGAAGAACCTTACATATCTATTTTTGCTCATGGCTCTGATGGTTTCATGCTCAGAGTCTTATGTGATACAAGGTACGTCATCAGTCTCAAGGCTGGATGGCAGTAAACTCTATTTGAAGGTGGTTAAGGACAAGAAATTGTCAAATCTTGATTCCTGCGAGGTGGTGCATGGAAAGTTCCATTTCTCGGGTGTCCTTGATACTGTTCAGGTAGCTTCTTTATTTATGGATGACCAGAGTTTGATGCCCTTGGTAGTAGAGAAAGGTGATATCAGTATAACCATTGATAATGGACAGCAGAAAGTGAGTGGTTCTCCACTTAATGATTTGCTTTACGACTTCTTGGATCAGCATACCCAGTTGCAGAATCAGATGGTAGAACTTGACCATCGTTACAGTCAGATGCTGCTTGATGGTGTTGATGAGGATGAGATAGAACGCATCCTTAATGCTGAGGCTGCTGTCATCGCTCAGAAAGAGGATAGCCTGGTTTCAGGTTTTGTTGAAGAGAACTTTGATAACGTACTGGCTCCCTTTGTGTTTGTGCAAATGGCAACGTCAGTTCCTCAGGTGGAACATATCATGAGCAAGGCACCGGATGCGTTCAAGAACCATCCCTTGGTTGCTGAGTTTTATAAGAGTGTGACAGAGAGTGAGATGATTGAGAAACCTGAGCCTCGTGAGGCTACGCTCCCCTCTGAAATTGACGATGCAACGATACAAGATATCCTGAATGGTAATGAGAACGCTAATTAA
- the asnA gene encoding aspartate--ammonia ligase produces MSQVIKPVDYQRLLDMRQTEQGIKLIKEFFQQNLSTELRLRRVTAPLFVLQGLGINDDLNGVERAVTFPIKDLGDARAEVVHSLAKWKRLTLAEYEVEPGYGIYTDMNAIRADEELDNLHSLYVDQWDWEAVIRREDRTLAFLKNIVARIYAAIRRTEYLVCESYPQIKPFLPETIHFVHAEELLQMYPDKTPKEREDAICKKYGAVFVIGIGGKLANGEKHDGRAPDYDDWSTVAEDGRKGLNGDILIWYPVLGRSFELSSMGIRVDKESLLRQLEIEGQQQREKLYFHQQLLNDKLPLSIGGGIGQSRLCMVLLHKAHIGEIQASIWPDEMRKECKDLGMPLI; encoded by the coding sequence ATGAGTCAAGTCATTAAACCTGTAGACTATCAGCGTCTGCTCGACATGCGTCAGACAGAGCAGGGCATTAAATTGATTAAGGAGTTTTTTCAGCAGAATCTCTCCACGGAATTGCGTCTTCGTCGTGTAACAGCCCCCTTGTTTGTGTTGCAGGGCTTAGGTATTAACGATGATCTGAATGGTGTGGAGCGTGCGGTTACTTTCCCCATCAAGGATTTGGGTGATGCTCGTGCAGAAGTGGTACACTCGTTGGCTAAGTGGAAGCGCCTGACACTTGCAGAATACGAGGTGGAGCCTGGTTATGGTATCTATACAGATATGAATGCCATCCGTGCTGATGAGGAGTTGGATAATCTCCACTCACTGTATGTTGACCAATGGGACTGGGAGGCAGTTATCCGTCGTGAGGATCGTACGCTTGCCTTCCTGAAAAATATCGTAGCACGTATCTATGCTGCCATTCGTCGTACGGAATATCTGGTGTGCGAGAGTTATCCCCAGATAAAGCCTTTCCTGCCAGAGACGATACATTTTGTTCATGCGGAAGAACTGCTGCAGATGTATCCCGATAAGACGCCCAAAGAACGTGAGGATGCTATCTGTAAGAAGTATGGTGCCGTGTTTGTAATTGGCATTGGCGGAAAACTGGCGAATGGAGAGAAACATGATGGACGTGCTCCAGACTATGATGACTGGTCGACAGTGGCAGAGGACGGACGTAAGGGACTGAATGGTGATATCCTTATCTGGTATCCTGTGCTAGGGCGTTCTTTCGAACTTTCGTCAATGGGTATCCGTGTAGACAAAGAGTCACTCTTGCGTCAGCTTGAGATTGAAGGTCAGCAGCAGCGTGAGAAACTCTATTTCCATCAGCAGCTGTTGAATGATAAACTGCCTTTGAGTATCGGTGGTGGTATTGGTCAGAGTCGTCTTTGCATGGTGTTGCTTCATAAAGCCCATATCGGTGAGATTCAGGCCTCTATCTGGCCCGATGAAATGCGGAAAGAGTGCAAGGATTTGGGTATGCCGCTGATTTAA
- a CDS encoding metallophosphoesterase, with protein sequence MNETHITLLQPDTYIYIGWGIMLFLSLVAGVTCYFTKRRWLKWTSILPLCLLWPIFLFGAYVGVSQFEVKHVDLSFEDLPEAFDGYTIVQFSDVHTGTLTGKRMDLLKTAVDSINAQNADMVVFTGDLQNKVPSEIEPCRTLLSSIKAKDGVYSVLGNHDYTTYDDGDALEQYTNSGLREGLDEELGWIPLNNARCFIHRGDQRLVIAGMENDGDGVRFPQKGDLSSALYRVKRQDFVVLLEHDPSAWRRKILPHSHVQLTLSGHTHGGQFSLFGLSPAFLKYKEYSGLYTVANRCLYVSSGLSGVVPFRVGVPGEITVITLHKK encoded by the coding sequence ATGAACGAGACACATATCACATTACTTCAGCCTGATACCTATATTTATATAGGGTGGGGTATCATGCTTTTCCTTTCCTTGGTAGCAGGTGTCACATGCTATTTCACCAAACGTCGTTGGTTGAAATGGACATCTATCTTACCATTATGTCTGCTTTGGCCCATATTTCTCTTTGGTGCTTATGTGGGTGTCAGTCAGTTTGAGGTCAAGCATGTGGACTTGTCATTCGAGGATCTCCCAGAGGCTTTTGATGGTTATACCATTGTGCAGTTCAGTGACGTACATACAGGTACGCTCACCGGCAAGAGGATGGATTTGCTGAAAACAGCTGTCGACAGTATCAATGCCCAGAATGCAGATATGGTGGTCTTTACTGGTGACTTGCAGAATAAGGTGCCCAGTGAGATAGAGCCCTGTAGGACGCTCCTGTCAAGTATCAAGGCCAAGGATGGTGTCTATTCTGTCTTGGGCAATCATGACTATACGACGTATGATGATGGAGATGCCTTGGAGCAATATACCAATTCTGGGCTCCGTGAAGGACTTGATGAGGAATTAGGGTGGATCCCACTGAATAATGCACGTTGCTTTATTCATCGTGGCGATCAGCGTCTTGTCATTGCAGGTATGGAAAATGATGGCGATGGCGTACGCTTTCCGCAGAAAGGCGATTTGTCGTCAGCACTTTATCGTGTCAAACGGCAGGATTTCGTTGTTCTTTTGGAACATGATCCTTCTGCATGGCGTCGCAAGATTCTGCCTCATAGTCATGTGCAACTGACATTGAGTGGCCATACCCATGGTGGACAGTTCTCGCTATTTGGCTTGTCTCCAGCCTTCTTGAAATACAAGGAGTATAGCGGACTCTATACCGTTGCTAATCGTTGTCTTTACGTTTCCAGTGGTCTCAGTGGTGTTGTCCCATTCCGTGTGGGCGTGCCTGGCGAGATTACGGTTATCACCCTTCATAAGAAATAA
- a CDS encoding polyprenol monophosphomannose synthase, giving the protein MNTSDSIVIIPTYNEKENIEKIIRAVFGLEKCFHILIIDDGSPDGTANIVKGLMENEFSDRLFIVERKGKLGLGTAYIAGFKWALEHDYQYIFEMDADFSHDPNDLPRLYAACHDEGNDVAIGSRYISGVNVVNWPMGRVLMSYFASKYVKIVTGFPIHDTTAGFKCYKRRVLETIELDKIRFKGYGFQIEMKFTAWRIGFKIKEVPVIFVNRKEGTSKMSGGIFGEAFFGVMRLRWDGWTRKYPALPKTE; this is encoded by the coding sequence ATGAATACAAGCGACAGCATCGTCATAATTCCTACTTATAACGAGAAGGAAAATATAGAGAAGATTATCCGGGCCGTGTTTGGTTTGGAGAAGTGTTTCCATATACTGATTATCGATGACGGTTCTCCCGACGGGACTGCCAATATCGTGAAGGGACTGATGGAAAATGAGTTCAGCGACCGTCTGTTTATCGTAGAACGGAAAGGTAAGTTGGGACTGGGTACGGCTTATATCGCCGGATTCAAATGGGCCTTAGAGCACGACTACCAGTATATCTTTGAGATGGATGCAGACTTCAGTCACGATCCCAACGACCTGCCACGCCTCTATGCTGCATGTCATGACGAGGGTAACGACGTTGCCATTGGTTCACGTTATATCAGTGGTGTGAACGTAGTAAACTGGCCCATGGGACGTGTGCTGATGAGCTACTTTGCATCAAAATACGTGAAGATCGTAACGGGATTCCCCATCCACGATACTACCGCCGGATTCAAATGTTACAAGCGTCGTGTGCTTGAGACCATCGAACTGGACAAGATTCGCTTCAAGGGCTATGGCTTCCAGATTGAAATGAAGTTCACCGCCTGGCGCATTGGCTTCAAGATCAAAGAGGTGCCCGTCATCTTTGTGAACCGCAAGGAGGGAACCAGCAAAATGTCGGGTGGCATCTTCGGAGAGGCATTCTTCGGAGTGATGCGACTACGCTGGGATGGATGGACACGGAAATATCCTGCATTGCCCAAGACAGAGTAA
- a CDS encoding lysophospholipid acyltransferase family protein: MKYLYYTYQLFIALPLTIITTVVITSSIIIGAALGFGHFWGNYPPRLWARIILWLFLIPVRVEGRENLDKKESYVFVANHQGAFDIFLIYGYLNRHFKWMMKYQLRRIPFVGFACAKTHQIFVDKRGPKKVKATYDQARETLKGGTSLTVFPEGSRSFTGHMGVFKKGAFMLADELQLPVVPLTINGSFNIMPRMRDMKFVHWHPLTLTIHQPIYPVGQGSENVEATKNQAYDSVMSALVPEYQGFVENPDQ, encoded by the coding sequence ATGAAATACCTTTACTATACTTATCAGTTATTTATTGCATTACCTTTAACCATCATCACTACGGTAGTCATAACCAGTTCTATCATTATAGGCGCAGCCCTTGGCTTCGGTCATTTCTGGGGCAACTATCCTCCTCGTTTATGGGCTCGTATCATCCTGTGGCTGTTCCTCATTCCTGTGCGTGTAGAGGGACGTGAGAACCTGGATAAGAAAGAGTCATATGTCTTTGTAGCCAACCATCAGGGAGCCTTTGACATCTTCCTGATTTATGGTTACCTGAATCGTCATTTCAAGTGGATGATGAAATACCAGTTGCGTAGAATTCCTTTTGTAGGCTTTGCCTGTGCCAAGACCCATCAGATTTTTGTGGATAAGCGTGGTCCTAAAAAAGTAAAGGCTACCTATGACCAGGCTCGTGAGACGCTGAAGGGCGGTACTAGTCTTACTGTGTTCCCCGAGGGCTCCCGTTCGTTCACGGGTCATATGGGTGTCTTCAAGAAGGGTGCCTTTATGTTGGCCGACGAGTTGCAATTGCCTGTCGTCCCCCTGACTATCAATGGTTCTTTTAATATCATGCCTCGTATGCGAGATATGAAGTTTGTCCATTGGCATCCCCTTACCCTGACCATCCATCAGCCCATCTATCCTGTAGGGCAGGGCTCAGAGAATGTGGAGGCAACAAAAAATCAGGCCTATGACAGTGTGATGTCTGCCTTAGTGCCTGAATATCAAGGATTCGTGGAAAACCCCGATCAGTAA
- a CDS encoding DNA polymerase III subunit gamma/tau encodes MEYIVSARKYRPMSFDAVVGQLALTTTLKNAVKSGKLAHAYLFCGPRGVGKTTCARIFAKAINCQNPTADGEACNECESCQSFNEQRSLNIFELDAASNNSVEHIKTLMEQTRIPPQVGKYKVFIIDEVHMLSTAAFNAFLKTLEEPPAHVIFILATTEKHKILPTILSRCQIYDFERMTVQNTIDHLKHVAEKEGIQYEDAALAVIAEKADGGMRDALSIFDQAASFCQGNITYQKVIEDLNVLDSDNYFRMVDLAIQNKVSDIMVLLNSIISNGFDGGLLIQGLAKHVRNVLMAKDPQTLPLLEVSDQAKKRYTEQAQHADTRFLYGALKLMNQCDINYRQSGNKRLLVELTLIEIAQLTQPEEGPANGRQPRRLKSLFKQLIQQAQPKPKAAPQVAVAAPQSQSKVVEPVQTGSVSNTPQTPPPSAPSTPRPTLKTGSIGITWNNLRGSGRKLKIQLPSDVAASNGQSTEQANFSLDELQLQWVAMCNRMPERLSGIAARMKNMNPVIRRMPEVEVVVPNEIIKDEMEQIRGSIVNTLKIYLRNNKITLSLSVADQTEREVVLSRRQQFDLMTSKNPAIERLRKEFGLELV; translated from the coding sequence ATGGAATATATTGTTTCGGCACGAAAATACAGACCGATGTCGTTTGATGCGGTGGTTGGGCAGTTGGCTCTGACCACTACGCTGAAAAATGCCGTGAAGAGCGGCAAACTGGCTCATGCCTACTTGTTTTGCGGACCACGAGGCGTCGGTAAAACAACATGCGCGCGAATCTTTGCGAAGGCTATCAATTGTCAGAATCCGACGGCAGATGGAGAGGCATGTAACGAGTGTGAGAGTTGTCAGTCGTTTAATGAGCAGCGCTCACTGAACATCTTTGAGCTCGATGCTGCTTCAAATAACTCGGTAGAACATATCAAGACGTTGATGGAACAGACCCGTATTCCTCCGCAGGTGGGAAAATACAAGGTCTTTATCATTGACGAGGTCCACATGTTGTCTACGGCGGCTTTTAATGCTTTCCTGAAGACATTGGAGGAACCCCCTGCACATGTCATCTTTATTCTGGCTACTACAGAGAAGCATAAGATTCTGCCCACCATCCTGAGTCGTTGTCAGATATACGACTTTGAGCGTATGACGGTGCAGAATACCATCGATCACTTGAAACACGTGGCAGAAAAAGAGGGCATCCAGTATGAGGATGCGGCGCTGGCGGTTATTGCAGAGAAGGCCGATGGTGGTATGCGAGATGCACTGAGTATCTTTGACCAGGCAGCATCGTTCTGTCAGGGTAATATCACTTATCAGAAGGTGATAGAAGATCTCAATGTGTTGGATTCGGACAACTATTTCCGTATGGTAGATTTGGCCATACAGAATAAAGTGAGCGATATCATGGTGCTACTCAATAGCATCATCAGTAATGGCTTCGATGGCGGCTTGCTCATTCAGGGCTTGGCTAAGCATGTGCGTAATGTGCTGATGGCGAAGGACCCCCAGACATTGCCTTTGCTGGAAGTGAGTGATCAGGCTAAGAAACGCTATACGGAACAGGCACAGCATGCTGATACGCGTTTCCTCTATGGTGCTCTGAAATTGATGAATCAGTGTGATATCAACTACCGTCAGTCGGGTAATAAACGCTTGCTGGTGGAATTGACACTGATAGAAATTGCCCAGTTGACACAGCCCGAGGAGGGGCCGGCAAATGGGCGTCAGCCCAGAAGATTGAAATCCCTGTTTAAGCAACTGATTCAGCAGGCACAGCCCAAACCGAAGGCGGCTCCACAGGTGGCCGTGGCTGCGCCACAGAGTCAGAGTAAAGTTGTTGAACCTGTTCAAACTGGTTCTGTAAGTAATACGCCCCAGACTCCTCCTCCATCTGCTCCCTCGACTCCCAGGCCAACTCTGAAAACCGGGAGTATCGGTATCACATGGAATAATCTGCGCGGTTCAGGAAGAAAATTGAAGATCCAGCTTCCGTCAGACGTTGCTGCTTCAAACGGACAATCAACTGAGCAGGCAAATTTCTCGTTGGATGAATTACAGTTGCAGTGGGTAGCTATGTGCAACAGAATGCCTGAACGGCTTAGTGGTATTGCGGCCAGAATGAAGAATATGAATCCTGTCATTCGTCGTATGCCAGAGGTGGAGGTGGTAGTGCCAAATGAGATTATCAAAGATGAGATGGAACAGATCAGAGGCAGTATTGTGAATACGCTGAAGATCTATCTCAGAAATAATAAGATTACGCTGTCTCTTTCTGTGGCTGACCAAACCGAACGGGAGGTGGTACTGTCCAGACGACAGCAGTTTGACCTGATGACAAGCAAGAACCCAGCTATTGAGCGACTGCGTAAGGAGTTTGGCTTGGAGTTGGTTTAA
- a CDS encoding dihydroorotase: MRTLIKGGRIVNEGRTFEGAIVIENERIVDVIDGKDIPQESSFTSVVDAKGCYVLPGIIDTHVHFREPGMTEKADIESESRAAAAGGVTSYFEMPNTVPQTTTIEALEDKFQRAAKSSHVNYTFFFGATNDNVDLFSKLDVHRIPGIKLFMGSSTGNMLVDRDEALNRIFASAKLPIMAHCEDTTIINRNMEEAKKAWGDDPQVSLHALIRSEEACLASTTKAVELAKKHHARLHVAHISTADELELIPPFTKQGKMASITAEATVGHLYFTMLDHERLGARIKVNPAIKSPVDQFMLRESLNDGRIFTIATDHAPHLLSQKQGGCAKAASGMPMVQFSLPTMLELVDQKVLSIERMVQLMAHNPATLFEVRHRGFIRKGYQADLVIVRPKSSWTVTPEVIESKCGWSPMEGHTFNWRVEQTFCNGHSVYHHGVVDRDYIGQPLAFR; this comes from the coding sequence ATGAGAACGCTAATTAAAGGAGGACGTATCGTCAACGAAGGACGTACCTTCGAAGGCGCCATTGTTATTGAAAACGAACGAATCGTAGACGTCATTGACGGTAAGGATATTCCTCAGGAATCATCATTTACTTCTGTCGTCGATGCCAAAGGTTGTTATGTCCTGCCTGGTATCATTGATACACATGTTCATTTCCGTGAGCCTGGCATGACCGAGAAGGCTGATATCGAGAGTGAGAGTCGTGCAGCTGCTGCAGGTGGCGTGACCTCCTATTTTGAGATGCCTAATACTGTTCCGCAGACCACCACGATAGAAGCCCTTGAAGATAAGTTCCAGCGTGCAGCCAAGAGCAGTCACGTGAATTATACCTTCTTCTTTGGCGCTACAAACGATAATGTAGACTTATTTAGTAAGCTCGATGTACATCGTATTCCAGGTATCAAACTCTTCATGGGTAGCAGCACAGGCAATATGCTGGTGGATCGTGATGAGGCATTGAATCGTATCTTTGCTTCAGCGAAATTGCCTATCATGGCACACTGTGAAGATACCACGATTATCAATCGTAACATGGAGGAGGCTAAGAAAGCCTGGGGCGATGATCCTCAGGTGTCTTTGCATGCCCTGATTCGTAGTGAGGAAGCCTGTCTGGCATCAACTACCAAGGCAGTTGAATTAGCTAAGAAGCATCATGCCCGTTTGCATGTAGCCCATATCTCCACAGCTGATGAGTTGGAACTGATACCTCCTTTTACTAAACAGGGGAAAATGGCTTCAATCACCGCTGAGGCTACGGTGGGTCACCTTTATTTCACGATGCTTGACCATGAACGTTTGGGAGCACGTATCAAGGTGAATCCAGCTATCAAGAGTCCTGTAGATCAGTTCATGCTGCGTGAGTCATTGAATGATGGACGTATTTTTACCATTGCCACTGATCATGCACCTCATCTGTTGTCACAGAAACAGGGAGGATGTGCCAAGGCTGCCAGTGGTATGCCGATGGTACAGTTCTCATTGCCAACCATGCTAGAATTGGTTGACCAGAAAGTGCTGTCCATTGAACGGATGGTGCAACTCATGGCGCATAATCCTGCCACGTTGTTTGAAGTACGTCATCGTGGCTTTATCCGTAAAGGCTATCAGGCCGACCTCGTCATTGTACGTCCAAAGTCATCTTGGACAGTGACGCCAGAGGTGATTGAAAGCAAATGCGGCTGGAGTCCTATGGAGGGGCACACCTTCAACTGGCGCGTGGAGCAAACATTCTGTAATGGTCATTCAGTATATCATCATGGTGTCGTAGATCGAGATTATATTGGTCAGCCACTTGCGTTCCGATGA